One stretch of Chryseobacterium indologenes DNA includes these proteins:
- a CDS encoding histidine kinase: MQKKLSINFKHALSQKSIFVAALSTCLIAVVAFAVLSHLIAEDNRKNNEDFAKKTFFRKYESVESEFRNIEDYQYLLRELIQKDGLKNYRDYSLVLNDLNKKRNLLTYSWYYYDNTKTGTYESNNPLSGLFKERNKTENSIAIKNGSGNFKDLLISRKDSMFWVSYDSLVLPEKNILYYGSTVSLDDLHQYFTNVDKSSNTYAYVFTKEGICITHPEKKYIGKNVFKFTDIKARDTLCNITKSGYTEGIANSEYLGMEVTRFIKPLKTDNFDGYAVVNHVNFIIDENTNKVKTYTVYIFLAALFLIVTVFILFQRSTNMAYREKEKIQSEKNLLLIENEKMHKAEVINQLQQLKNNINPHFLFNSLNSLYMIIGINKDNAQKFTMNLSKIYRYLIVPPKENIVPVAKEIDFIQKYMELLKSRFDEELNFQLSIKDPESLKKRIPYLSLQIVTENAIKHNVATIDQPLEITIEIGEKGITVRNTYQPKTEGVQGEKFGIDYLNQVYEYFKQNSLHISVDGEKFICFLPLMN, encoded by the coding sequence ATGCAGAAGAAATTGAGTATTAATTTTAAACACGCCTTATCCCAAAAATCTATTTTCGTTGCCGCTTTATCCACCTGCTTGATTGCAGTAGTGGCTTTTGCTGTTTTGAGCCATTTAATCGCTGAAGACAATCGTAAAAATAACGAAGACTTTGCAAAAAAGACCTTCTTCAGGAAATATGAATCGGTAGAAAGTGAATTCAGGAATATTGAAGATTATCAGTATTTGCTTCGTGAGCTGATTCAAAAAGACGGCTTGAAAAACTACAGAGATTATTCTTTGGTTTTAAATGATTTGAATAAAAAAAGAAACCTGCTGACATACAGCTGGTATTATTATGACAATACTAAAACCGGAACGTATGAAAGTAATAACCCCTTATCCGGTCTTTTTAAAGAAAGAAACAAGACAGAAAATTCCATTGCTATAAAAAATGGCTCCGGAAATTTTAAAGACCTTCTGATCAGTCGTAAAGACAGCATGTTCTGGGTAAGTTATGATTCTCTTGTACTGCCTGAAAAAAATATTCTCTATTACGGATCTACTGTAAGTTTAGATGATCTTCATCAATATTTTACCAATGTAGATAAAAGTTCGAATACGTATGCCTATGTTTTTACAAAGGAAGGAATTTGTATTACCCATCCAGAAAAAAAATACATTGGGAAAAATGTTTTTAAATTCACTGATATTAAAGCGCGGGATACTTTGTGCAATATAACAAAATCTGGATACACAGAAGGTATTGCCAACTCAGAGTATCTGGGGATGGAAGTTACCCGTTTTATAAAACCTCTGAAAACGGATAATTTTGATGGGTACGCGGTCGTGAATCATGTCAATTTTATCATTGATGAAAACACAAATAAGGTCAAGACTTATACCGTTTATATATTCCTGGCTGCGTTATTCCTTATTGTAACCGTTTTTATATTATTCCAACGGTCTACAAATATGGCATACAGGGAAAAAGAAAAGATACAGTCTGAAAAAAACCTGCTATTGATTGAGAACGAAAAAATGCACAAGGCAGAGGTTATTAATCAGCTTCAGCAACTTAAGAATAACATCAATCCACATTTTCTTTTCAATTCACTGAATTCTTTATATATGATTATTGGAATTAATAAGGATAATGCCCAGAAGTTTACCATGAACCTTTCCAAAATCTACAGGTACCTGATTGTTCCACCTAAGGAAAATATTGTACCCGTTGCCAAAGAGATTGATTTTATTCAGAAATATATGGAACTGCTAAAAAGCAGATTTGATGAAGAATTGAATTTTCAGCTTAGTATAAAAGATCCTGAAAGCTTAAAGAAACGTATCCCATATCTGTCGCTTCAAATTGTGACGGAAAATGCTATAAAACACAATGTTGCGACCATAGATCAACCTCTGGAAATTACGATAGAAATTGGAGAAAAGGGGATTACTGTAAGGAATACCTATCAGCCTAAAACAGAAGGCGTGCAGGGAGAGAAATTTGGAATTGATTATTTGAATCAGGTTTATGAATATTTTAAACAAAATTCGCTTCATATTTCTGTAGATGGTGAAAAGTTTATATGTTTTTTGCCATTAATGAATTAA